The nucleotide window TAGGGGCTAATTTTCTGGTTTAGTTGGTTAGTTTTCTTAGGAAAGCGAGGGCTCGTATGAATTAGAGGAATCGGCTAAGGTGAATTGGTTTTTCCGTCTTCCAGTAATTGAAAAGCAGATTGGAGGCATCAATTTACGAAAGCACCAAAGTAGCCATTACTGCTAAGCAGGAACAGCAATGGCTACTGTGAAGGAAGCCCACGCTTGCACAGTAGCCGACATGCCATACATATTCTTTACCCCATCATTTATTCCGAAGCAGTTAACGTGAATATCGTCAGTTCGGGTTTGGCGTTAATGCGAATTGGTACTGCACTCATGCCGATGCCGCGATTGACATATAACCGATTGCCTGGTGCACCGTAACCATCAATCCAGCCGTCAACGTGAACCGGTTCCTCAGAGGTCAGCGCAACCCAAGACCATTCCGGGAGCCCAGGGATACTGATCTGTCCACCGTGGGTATGACCGGCAACTGCAAGCGGGGCTGCATCAGCCGGGAACTCCTCAAAAGAGTTCGGGTTATGCATCATGAATACACGTGGTGCTTCTGCCGGGATATTCGCCAATGCTTCTGCCGGCTCGTCAGCATCGGCCCACCTTGATCCAATTCCGGCAATGAACAGGCCCGATTCACCTTCTGGCAACACGGCCCCTTCTGCATCAAGAGTAACTGCTTCATTATGGAGGATTTGGATCTCCAGCGCCTCCAGGGCGTTACGCATTCTTTCTGCAGCTTCGGGTGCCGGGTTTCCATCTTTCTTTTTCAATCCATAATCATGGTTTCCTAAGACGGCATATACGGGAATCTCTGCTTCTCCGAGTGGCTGCAGTACTTCAATGGCCTGTGCCACTTCCTGCTCTGACTGGTCTTCTGGTTTGTAAATATAATCGCCTAACAGTAATACTGCAGAAGGATCCCGTTCGACAATTTCTGTTATCGCTTCTTCGACGGTGCTTTTATTATCCAGCCACATGCCAATTTGGAAGTCAGCGAGCACGGCAATTTCCTGGCCTTCCCACTCTTCGGGCAGATTTGGAATCCCTGCTTCTTCTTCTTCCACATCAAGCAATTGGGGTTCGATCAATCCATAGACAATCAGCAGCACTAAAGCTAAGGCGAGGGAAAGCGCTATGTTCCGGAATACGTTCGTCACCCTGTCTCCTTCATTTTTCATCTCTCGTGTTTGTGTTCTCTTAACTGCTTCCCGGGGATTCTTTCAGGCAAACATTTATCCAACGGCAGAAGGTAGCAAACCTGTTAAAAAACCGTCCGTAAATGTCTGTTTAGACCATCGACAAATCCAAGATAGACCATACTCCTAGTTATCGCTCTGTTCATCATTACATTTAGCGATAACTGAAGCGAGTTTCGGAGTCGTTATTTACCTACTGCAAAAGTTCGGATAAGAAAAAAGGTTCTATATTGAGAAAATGAGTATAGTGGCAAAAAGGGGATGCAAGTATCAGGGAGGGAACAGTGGAAGAAAGAAAAGAGATTACCTCTATAAAAAAGCAATCCACTCTGTGCCCGGGAGGCTCACAAGAGGTGGATTGCTTTTTCGGTATGGAGGACTTAATTAGCTGTATCACTTGAGTTCCGAGTAGACAACCAATCTCTCGGAGTAATCATCTGTCGTACCGTTAAAAGTTCCAGTACATGTGATCAGATTCAGCATTCGCCGGTCGGTTGCCCCGAAAATTTTATCGAGCGGCGCATCGTTAGCCTTGTAGCTTTCAATTTCCCGAACGACGAAGACGAGCTTCTGTCCCTCACCGTCGGATACAGTGATTTCGTCTCCTGGTTTCAGTTCTTTCAGATGGAAGAAAACCGCAGGACCGGACCTGCTGTCCACATGGCCGGCGATGACCGCGTTGCCGATGTTGCCCGGTCTGATCCCGGGTTCAAACCAGCCAACACTCACCGTATCGGCCGGCACGCCCATCTGCCCGTTCGCCAGGACGCCGACCGGTTTCACTTCAGCCGAGACAGCGATGCCCGGAATTTCGATTGCTGTCGGATAGAGCGCCGTCGGCAAATTCAGCTCACTCATCTCTATATCCGGACTGTTTACCGTGGCGGGCTGACTGAACACCGGTGCCGTCGCTACGGGGCTGCTACGCTTCGCTGCGGCCGGGCTTGCGACGAATTCCTCCTGATCTGTTTCAACCGGTTGTTCCGGGAAAAAGTCGTGTTGGAAAAACGCTGCATTCACCG belongs to Planococcus lenghuensis and includes:
- a CDS encoding metallophosphoesterase gives rise to the protein MTNVFRNIALSLALALVLLIVYGLIEPQLLDVEEEEAGIPNLPEEWEGQEIAVLADFQIGMWLDNKSTVEEAITEIVERDPSAVLLLGDYIYKPEDQSEQEVAQAIEVLQPLGEAEIPVYAVLGNHDYGLKKKDGNPAPEAAERMRNALEALEIQILHNEAVTLDAEGAVLPEGESGLFIAGIGSRWADADEPAEALANIPAEAPRVFMMHNPNSFEEFPADAAPLAVAGHTHGGQISIPGLPEWSWVALTSEEPVHVDGWIDGYGAPGNRLYVNRGIGMSAVPIRINAKPELTIFTLTASE
- a CDS encoding class F sortase, coding for MKWTISILSSALLTLLLLVAVNAAFFQHDFFPEQPVETDQEEFVASPAAAKRSSPVATAPVFSQPATVNSPDIEMSELNLPTALYPTAIEIPGIAVSAEVKPVGVLANGQMGVPADTVSVGWFEPGIRPGNIGNAVIAGHVDSRSGPAVFFHLKELKPGDEITVSDGEGQKLVFVVREIESYKANDAPLDKIFGATDRRMLNLITCTGTFNGTTDDYSERLVVYSELK